One genomic segment of Candidatus Zixiibacteriota bacterium includes these proteins:
- a CDS encoding GIY-YIG nuclease family protein — protein MRISTRFTSLTPPLSSAEYSQLEASILAEGCRDTLVTWNGILLDGHHRLQICEKHGLPFQATSIELEDEAAAKVWILKNQLGRRNLAPYQKMELVLQLEPLLSAKAKDIMSQAAADRQAKIRKINEELHELPSWDSGNRYGKECELKALGREADNADTANNQLVYFIESNGKIKIGVSTFPEARLKQLKTGNPDAVLLASVPGGRFLEKELHIRHEIDRCSGEWFNKSAALMDDIVGLSNTDKPTGAPFHVRQELVKLTKFGSGTLARVKVISEKADEATKEQLRKGETTINKVYTSILNDERKATNREKKNIAPPEGLYNVIVIDPPWPIKKVERDCRPNQSAELDYPTMPLELISSIHIPKADDCHLFCWTTNKLLPETIKIVEGWGFRYVLTMVWHKPGGFQPVGLPQYNCEFIIYARYGHPEFTDTKAFNVCFDAPRGKHSEKPEEFYRIIARVTEGERLDMFSRRQIEGFDVWGNEV, from the coding sequence GTGAGAATCAGTACTCGATTCACGTCACTTACTCCTCCGTTGAGCAGTGCGGAATACTCACAGCTTGAGGCAAGCATATTGGCCGAAGGCTGTCGAGACACACTCGTCACATGGAACGGGATCCTGCTCGACGGCCACCACCGGCTGCAGATATGCGAGAAGCACGGCCTGCCGTTTCAAGCGACGAGCATAGAACTCGAAGACGAGGCGGCAGCGAAAGTCTGGATTCTCAAGAACCAGCTTGGGCGGCGGAACCTGGCGCCTTATCAAAAAATGGAATTAGTCTTGCAATTAGAACCTCTATTATCTGCAAAAGCAAAAGATATTATGAGTCAAGCTGCGGCTGATCGACAAGCCAAAATACGTAAAATAAATGAAGAATTACATGAGTTGCCATCTTGGGACAGCGGAAATCGCTATGGTAAAGAATGTGAATTGAAGGCATTAGGGCGTGAGGCTGACAATGCGGATACTGCTAATAATCAACTCGTTTACTTCATCGAAAGTAACGGCAAAATCAAAATAGGTGTTAGCACATTTCCCGAAGCACGTCTGAAACAGCTCAAGACAGGCAATCCCGATGCTGTATTGTTAGCGTCTGTACCGGGTGGGCGATTTCTTGAAAAGGAGTTACACATAAGGCATGAAATCGATAGATGTTCTGGTGAATGGTTTAATAAATCAGCAGCATTGATGGATGACATAGTGGGGTTGTCCAACACGGACAAACCCACTGGCGCGCCATTTCATGTACGGCAAGAACTGGTGAAGCTAACCAAATTTGGTAGTGGTACTTTAGCGAGAGTCAAAGTCATCTCCGAGAAAGCGGACGAGGCAACCAAAGAACAACTGCGCAAGGGTGAGACGACTATCAACAAGGTCTACACGTCAATTCTAAATGATGAGCGTAAGGCAACCAACCGCGAGAAAAAGAATATTGCCCCCCCTGAAGGTCTATACAACGTCATAGTGATCGACCCACCCTGGCCAATAAAGAAAGTCGAGCGAGACTGCCGACCCAACCAATCTGCAGAGCTCGATTATCCAACGATGCCTCTCGAACTGATCTCGTCGATTCATATTCCAAAAGCAGATGACTGCCACCTATTCTGCTGGACAACAAACAAACTACTACCCGAGACGATCAAGATCGTCGAGGGCTGGGGTTTCCGATATGTATTGACAATGGTCTGGCATAAGCCAGGTGGTTTTCAGCCTGTTGGATTGCCACAGTACAACTGTGAGTTCATTATCTATGCGAGATATGGACATCCAGAATTCACAGATACCAAAGCGTTCAATGTTTGCTTTGATGCACCTCGTGGAAAGCACAGTGAGAAGCCGGAAGAATTTTATCGAATCATTGCTCGCGTCACTGAAGGTGAGCGGCTGGACATGTTCAGCCGTCGTCAGATCGAAGGATTCGATGTATGGGGGAACGAAGTGTGA